From a region of the Castanea sativa cultivar Marrone di Chiusa Pesio chromosome 10, ASM4071231v1 genome:
- the LOC142613764 gene encoding phospholipase A1 PLIP2, chloroplastic — translation MDSLCLKTGIGIHHHGTISATGELRTTPSQVSAKPQQKTAPFLRFPFTYPLKSLSLWPGNKNRGGDGGGGGGRNNGLALDDAVLVDNNKTNSVVVSDEMFVEREEEEEEEEEEEEEDFDKREKSENWVLKILHVRSLWKERAEAGLVLEVEKEEKVEQEGVAIGEEEEEGEEEDCELCSVADHDDEKQVDFDRDSFSRLLRRVSLAEARLYDRMSYLGNLAYSIPKIKPGNLLNSHGLRFVTSSIEKKELTAQTEKNQVSTESPEAESDLKDEAEGKEQKEEGYRISASAAYQIAASAASYLHSHTRSILPFKSSKTEAGEHSPEESGIRDGGANMMNSEMASFMATTDSVTAVVAAKEEVKQAVADDLNSMRSSPCEWFICDEDQTGTRYFVIQGSESLASWQANLLFEPVQFEELDVVVHRGIYEAAKGIYQQMLPEIHAHLKSRGDKATFRFTGHSLGGSLALLVNLMLLIRCEVPISSLLPVITFGAPSIMCGGDRLLRKLGLPRNHVQSITMHRDIVPRAFSCNYPNHVAELLKAVNGNFRNHPCLNNQKLLFAPMGEILILQPDEKFSPNHHLLPSGTGLYLLSCPLSDSNDAEKQLQAAQMVFFNSPHPLEILRDRSAYGSEGTIQRDHDMNSYMKSVKGVIRQERSRIRKAGREQRRKVWWPLVAPRGDNAGIVVGKPMISINIGQDQVNFSGILHTGRESLKRFSRLVASQHMRLFVVLLFPARWLLLGAYSVINFHGPILF, via the exons ATGGATAGTTTGTGTTTGAAGACAGGAATTGGGATCCATCATCATGGGACGATCTCTGCAACTGGGGAGCTCAGAACGACGCCGTCTCAGGTGAGCGCTAAGCCACAGCAGAAAACGGCGCCGTTTTTGAGGTTTCCTTTCACGTACCCTTTGAAGTCTCTGTCTTTGTGGCCTGGTAATAAGAATAGAGGTGgagatggtggtggtggcggcggcAGGAACAATGGGTTGGCCTTAGACGACGCCGTTTTGGTTGACAACAACAAGACCAACAGCGTTGTTGTTAGCGACGAAATGTTCGTAGAGcgggaagaggaggaggaggaggaggaggaggaggaggaggaggatttTGATAAGAGGGAAAAAAGTGAGAACTGGGTTTTGAAGATTTTACATGTTAGATCGCTGTGGAAGGAGAGGGCTGAAGCTGGGCTTGTGTTGGAGgtagagaaagaagagaaggtGGAACAAGAGGGTGTGGCAattggtgaagaagaagaagaaggagaagaagaagattgtgAGCTTTGTAGTGTTGCTGATCATGATGATGAAAAACAGGTTGATTTTGATAGAGATTCGTTTTCTAGATTGCTAAGGAGGGTGTCTTTGGCCGAGGCTAGGTTGTATGATCGAATGTCGTATTTGGGAAACTTGGCCTATTCCATTCCCAAAATCAAG CCAGGAAATCTCTTGAACTCTCATGGTTTGCGTTTTGTAACGTCATCAATTGAGAAGAAGGAATTGACAGCACAAACTGAGAAAAATCAGGTATCAACTGAAAGCCCAGAAGCAGAAAGTGATTTGAAAGATGAAGCAGAAGGCAAGGAGCAGAAGGAAGAAGGGTATCGGATAAGTGCATCTGCTGCATATCAAATTGCTGCCTCTGCTGCTTCCTATCTGCATTCTCATACAAGGAGCATACTTCCATTCAAGTCCTCAAAAACCGAGGCTGGTGAACATTCACCTGAAGAAAGTGGCATTAGGGATGGTGGTGCTAATATGATGAACTCAGAAATGGCTTCTTTCATGGCAACTACGGACTCAGTGACAGCTGTGGTTGCTGCAAAGGAGGAAGTGAAGCAGGCTGTTGCGGATGATTTGAACTCAATGCGTTCATCACCCTGTGAGTGGTTCATATGTGATGAAGATCAGACTGGTACAAGATACTTTGTCATTCAG GGGTCAGAATCACTAGCATCTTGGCAAGCAAATTTACTTTTTGAACCCGTTCAATTTGAG GAACTAGATGTGGTTGTGCACAGAGGTATTTATGAAGCTGCAAAAGGTATCTATCAACAGATGTTGCCAGAGATCCATGCACACTTAAAATCTCGTGGAGACAAAGCTACCTTCCGTTTCACTGGACACTCTCTTGGGGGAAGCTTGGCACTACTTGTAAACCTCATGTTGTTGATACGGTGTGAAGTGCCAATCTCATCCTTACTTCCTGTTATCACATTTGGTGCACCATCTATCATGTGTGGAGGTGACCGTTTGCTTCGCAAGCTTGGATTGCCGCGGAATCATGTTCAATCGATCACAATGCACAGAGACATTGTACCCCGGGCTTTCTCATGCAATTATCCTAATCACGTTGCGGAGCTTCTCAAGGCTGTCAATGGGAACTTCCGCAATCATCCTTGTCTCAATAACCAG AAACTACTCTTTGCTCCAATGGGGGAGATTCTAATTCTACAGCCGGATGAGAAATTCTCCCCTAACCATCATCTCCTTCCTTCAGGCACTGGTCTATACCTTCTAAGTTGCCCATTGTCAGATAGCAATGATGCAGAGAAGCAGCTCCAGGCTGCCCAAATGGTGTTCTTTAACTCACCACACCCACTTGAGATCCTAAGAGATCGTTCTGCATATGGTTCTGAAGGAACCATCCAAAGAGATCATGACATGAACTCTTACATGAAATCTGTCAAGGGCGTGATTCGCCAAGAGCGTAGCCGCATCAGGAAGGCTGGGAGAGAGCAACGCCGCAAAGTTTGGTGGCCCCTTGTGGCACCCCGTGGTGACAATGCTGGTATAGTTGTGGGGAAGCCCATGATATCAATCAACATAGGCCAAGACCAGGTCAATTTCTCTGGCATCTTACATACAGGTAGAGAATCCTTGAAACGTTTCAGTAGGCTGGTTGCATCACAGCACATGCGTTTGTTTGTTGTGCTCTTGTTTCCAGCTCGATGGTTACTCTTAGGGGCATACAGCGTGATCAATTTTCATGGACCAATTCTATTTTAG